One window from the genome of Gimesia aquarii encodes:
- a CDS encoding TIGR00266 family protein — MQCHEVDYEIFGSDMQIVEIVLDSGESVVAEAGSMNYMEEGIRFETRMGDGSVPNDGFFGKIFKAGKRMLSGESLFMTHFTNDAPLEQRVAFAAPYPGKIIAIDMNKIGGSLTCQKDSFLCAALGTEVTMAFTQRLGTGFFGGEGFILQQLRGDGMAFVHAGGTVIKKKLAGETLRVDTGCIVAFTGSIDYNIERAGNLKSMVLGGEGLFLATLRGHGTVLLQSLPFSRLADRVLAHAPSAGGSSVGEGSVIGGLGDLFGDR; from the coding sequence ATGCAGTGCCACGAAGTCGATTATGAGATATTTGGTTCTGATATGCAGATTGTGGAAATCGTACTGGATTCAGGTGAATCGGTCGTTGCAGAGGCGGGGAGTATGAATTACATGGAAGAGGGGATTCGTTTTGAGACCCGCATGGGAGATGGCTCTGTCCCCAACGATGGTTTTTTCGGCAAAATTTTTAAAGCAGGAAAACGAATGCTGTCTGGTGAGTCATTATTCATGACTCACTTTACGAATGATGCACCACTTGAACAGCGAGTGGCATTTGCTGCGCCCTATCCAGGAAAAATTATCGCAATTGATATGAATAAAATCGGAGGTTCGCTTACCTGTCAGAAAGATTCTTTTCTCTGTGCCGCATTAGGTACTGAAGTGACAATGGCGTTTACTCAACGACTGGGAACCGGTTTCTTTGGGGGAGAAGGTTTCATCCTCCAGCAACTTCGAGGCGATGGTATGGCGTTTGTGCATGCCGGAGGAACTGTGATAAAAAAGAAGCTGGCGGGAGAAACGTTGCGAGTGGATACAGGTTGTATTGTCGCATTCACTGGAAGTATTGACTACAACATTGAGAGGGCTGGAAATTTAAAATCGATGGTCCTGGGGGGCGAAGGCCTGTTTCTGGCAACCTTAAGAGGACATGGAACAGTGCTGCTGCAGAGTCTTCCCTTCTCTCGGTTGGCAGATCGTGTCTTGGCTCATGCCCCATCCGCCGGTGGTTCTTCTGTTGGCGAAGGTTCTGTTATAGGAGGGTTAGGTGATTTATTTGGTGATCGCTAA
- a CDS encoding FliM/FliN family flagellar motor switch protein, which translates to MAGFSQENVEAIFALAGESMPALSDSFNQCFDFNYRLELGESGVWSPDELDPVFQGPGLVALFRIGEEAMVGLIPADIPLPDWYSNPGDSQSSRLQTLSLEWSMNLIPMDLGDVEEFKTYHVESLLAEVSQGVPNDWAALLRVNLFKEDETDGQSPSAVIPVIWPLTKPPVADSAEAEEDPEPPQAASSTSPPPPMSDTSTPNSSNNPLNRISKLPVQAIVTLATKKIEMSQLLSICPGSLITFDKACEDPLDLYINNEIYCQGEAVKIGENFGLKIDQVGLKKEYETKIIEF; encoded by the coding sequence ATGGCGGGCTTTAGCCAGGAAAATGTAGAAGCGATTTTTGCCCTTGCTGGTGAAAGTATGCCTGCACTTTCTGATTCTTTCAACCAGTGTTTCGATTTCAATTATCGGCTGGAATTGGGAGAATCCGGCGTTTGGTCTCCAGATGAATTGGATCCAGTATTTCAGGGCCCCGGTTTGGTTGCCTTGTTTCGGATTGGTGAGGAAGCAATGGTAGGGCTCATCCCCGCCGATATTCCTTTGCCGGACTGGTATTCAAATCCTGGAGATTCACAATCCTCCCGTCTACAAACATTGTCTCTAGAATGGTCAATGAACCTGATCCCCATGGATTTAGGTGACGTTGAAGAATTTAAAACTTACCATGTCGAGAGTTTATTAGCAGAAGTCTCGCAAGGTGTTCCCAATGACTGGGCAGCATTACTGCGGGTTAATTTATTCAAAGAAGATGAAACCGACGGCCAGAGCCCGAGCGCTGTGATCCCTGTAATTTGGCCACTGACGAAACCGCCAGTTGCAGATTCTGCGGAAGCAGAAGAAGATCCAGAACCTCCACAAGCCGCTTCATCTACAAGTCCCCCTCCACCTATGAGCGACACTTCTACACCAAATTCGAGCAATAATCCGTTAAACCGAATCAGCAAATTGCCTGTGCAAGCGATTGTAACACTGGCAACAAAAAAAATAGAGATGAGCCAACTCCTCTCTATCTGTCCCGGCTCACTCATTACTTTTGATAAAGCCTGCGAAGATCCCTTGGACTTATACATTAACAATGAGATCTATTGTCAGGGCGAGGCCGTAAAAATCGGAGAAAACTTTGGTCTGAAAATTGATCAAGTTGGCCTCAAAAAAGAATACGAAACGAAGATTATCGAATTTTAA